A genomic segment from Streptosporangium roseum DSM 43021 encodes:
- a CDS encoding helix-turn-helix domain-containing protein codes for MAETLKKGTRVTGADRDKLAADLKKRYSAGESIRALAASTGRSYGFIHRILSESGVTLRGRGGATRGKSKR; via the coding sequence GTGGCCGAGACTCTTAAGAAAGGCACCCGGGTCACCGGGGCCGATCGCGACAAACTGGCCGCCGATCTAAAGAAGCGCTACAGCGCGGGTGAGAGCATCCGGGCGCTGGCCGCTTCGACCGGCCGGTCGTACGGCTTCATCCACCGCATCCTGAGCGAGTCCGGTGTGACTCTGCGCGGGCGCGGCGGCGCCACCCGAGGTAAGTCAAAGCGCTGA